From a region of the Mytilus galloprovincialis chromosome 3, xbMytGall1.hap1.1, whole genome shotgun sequence genome:
- the LOC143068890 gene encoding metastasis-associated protein MTA3-like isoform X1, with protein MAANMYRVGDYVYFETSSTTPYQIRRIEELNKTPNGNVEAKVMCFYRRRDISSSLTLLADKHQNMLEDSEIEARVEDVSEKQKHQLKHRELFLSRQVETLPATHIRGKCVVTLLNETESLLTYLNKDDTFFYSLVYDPSQRTLLADKGEIRVGSRFQAESLPYVLPEGEDDCRKMEELEELIWTPEHGLSDRQVDQFLIIARSVGTFARALDCTSTVRQPSLHMSAAAASRDITLFHAMDTLHKATYDTSKGANSLVPTGGPVLCRDEMEEWSASEANLFEEALQKYGKDFNDIRQDFLPWKSLKCIIEYYYMWKTTDRYVQQKRIKAAEAESKLKQVYIPNYNKPNPAAIDGKTNGLDGQVSGRACESCYAAHSSQWYSWGPTHMQCRLCSSCWIYWKKYGGLKMPTRLDGERPAPTQRQGIVAQRQERIAQFNSMRMQKCTIAGCGKEFRLKAHLARHLATAHGLMVRSGSPRPVMKTRAAFCLVTTSLTRISRRLCNDILNPRRAARSPFIPINIAAIKQECQLRLAEEGKYVPQIRPRGTATLDPVVAKLGIDTSMEKPALLLKGENDHKKPERYAFPRIPSQPQQWFNERYQEAKLNSAANNASSMSPSIMKKRGYEQTNGIDGPPSKRPSMGVIRQIGSVMRHGMRGNVMNHHMNGRGRMQMINWIDAPDDVYFVATEATRKIRRQVNPHDFKRTARNPWRLLPIKPSLHSDVVVLD; from the exons ATGGCTGCAAACATGTACAGAGTAGGAG ATTACGTCTATTTTGAGACAAGTTCAACAACTCCATACCAAATTCGACGTATAGAGGAACTAAACAAG acTCCAAATGGCAACGTCGAAGCAAAAGTTATGTGTTTCTACCGAAGAAGGGACATCTCCAGTTCACTTACCCTGCTTGCCGATAAACACCAAA atatgcTTGAAGATAGTGAGATTGAAGCCAGGGTAGAAGATGtatctgaaaaacaaaaacaccaatTAAAACACAGAGAATTGTTCTTATCAAGACAAGTAGAAACTTTGccagcaacacatattagagggaAATGTGTTGTCACTCTCTTAAATGAAACAGAATCACTGTTGACATATTTAAACAAAGAT gacacatttttttattcactGGTCTATGACCCTTCACAAAGGACTTTATTAGCAGATAAAGGGGAGATAAGAGTAGGATCTAGATTTCAGGCTGAAAGTTTACCATATGTACTGCCAG AAGGTGAAGATGATTGCAGAAAAATGGAAGAATTGGAAGAACTTATATGGACACCAGAGCATGGCCTGTCTGATAGACAAGTTGACCAGTTCCTCATTATAGCCAG ATCTGTTGGAACCTTTGCTAGAGCATTAGATTGTACAAGTACTGTAAGACAACCAAGTCTACACATGAGTGCAGCTGCTGCTTCAAGAGATATTACACTG TTCCATGCTATGGATACTCTACACAAGGCCACTTACGACACATCAAAAGGTGCTAACAGTTTAGTACCCACTGGTGGTCCAGTCCTCTGCAGAGATGAAATGGAAGAATGGTCTGCATCAGAAGCAAATCTTTTTGAAGAAGCTTTACAAAAATATGgcaaagattttaatgatataaGACAAGACTTT TTACCATGGAAATCTTTAAAGTGTATAATAGAGTATTATTACATGTGGAAAACTACAGACAGATATGTTCAACAG aaaagaatCAAAGCAGCAGAAGCAGAAAGTAAATTAAAGCAGGTCTACATTCCAAACTA TAACAAACCTAACCCAGCAGCTATTGATGGTAAAACTAATGGTTTGGATGGCCAAGTATCAGGCAGAGCATGTGAAAGTTGTTATG CTGCCCATTCAAGTCAATGGTACTCATGGGGTCCAACTCACATGCAATGCAGATTGTGTTCTTCATGTTGGATTTACTGGAAAAAATATGGTGGTCTCAAAATGCCTACTAGATTAG atgGAGAGAGGCCAGCACCAACCCAAAGACAAGGTATTGTCGCTCAAAGACAAG AACGAATAGCACAGTTTAATTCAATGAGAATGCAGAAGTGTACAATAGCGGGATGTGGGAAG GAATTTCGGTTAAAGGCACACCTTGCCAGACATCTTGCTACAGCTCATGGTTTAATGGTCCGATCCGGTAGTCCTCGACCAGTGATGAAAACACGAGCTGCATTCTGTCTTGTAACGACTTCGTTAACTAGAATCTCCAGAAGGTTGTGTAATGATATACTTAATCCACGTAGGGCAGCAAGATCTCCGTTCATTCCTATCAATATAGCAGCCATCAAACAAGAAT GTCAGCTCAGATTAGCTGAAGAGGGCAAATATGTACCACAGATTCGACCTAGGGGCACGGCTACTCTAGATCCAGTTGTAGCTAAATTAGGAATAGATACCAGCATGGAAAAACCAGCTCTGCTCCTTAAAGGAGAAAATGATCACAAGAAACCTGAGCGGTATGCTTTCCCTAGAATTCCTTCGCAACCTC aaCAATGGTTTAATGAGAGGTACCAAGAAGCTAAGTTGAATAGTGCAGCAAATAATGCATCATCTATGTCACCATCCATAATGAAAAAGCGGGGATATGAACAGACAAATGGCATAGACG GTCCACCTTCAAAGCGACCTAGCATGGGTGTTATAAGACAAATTGGATCTGTTATGAGGCATGGCATG AGGGGTAATGTTATGAATCATCATATGAATGGGCGCGGTAGAATGCAGATGATAAATTGGATAGACGCTCCAGATGATGTTTACTTTGTTGCTACGGAAGCTACCAG GAAAATTAGGAGACAGGTAAATCCACATGATTTCAAAAGAACTGCTAGAAACCCATGGCGATTGCTACCAATAAAACCATCGCTTCATTCAGATGTTGTGGTATTAGACTGA
- the LOC143068890 gene encoding metastasis-associated protein MTA3-like isoform X2, producing MAANMYRVGDYVYFETSSTTPYQIRRIEELNKTPNGNVEAKVMCFYRRRDISSSLTLLADKHQNMLEDSEIEARVEDVSEKQKHQLKHRELFLSRQVETLPATHIRGKCVVTLLNETESLLTYLNKDDTFFYSLVYDPSQRTLLADKGEIRVGSRFQAESLPYVLPEGEDDCRKMEELEELIWTPEHGLSDRQVDQFLIIARSVGTFARALDCTSTVRQPSLHMSAAAASRDITLFHAMDTLHKATYDTSKGANSLVPTGGPVLCRDEMEEWSASEANLFEEALQKYGKDFNDIRQDFLPWKSLKCIIEYYYMWKTTDRYVQQKRIKAAEAESKLKQVYIPNYNKPNPAAIDGKTNGLDGQVSGRACESCYAAHSSQWYSWGPTHMQCRLCSSCWIYWKKYGGLKMPTRLDGERPAPTQRQGIVAQRQERIAQFNSMRMQKCTIAGCGKEFRLKAHLARHLATAHGLMVRSGSPRPVMKTRAAFCLVTTSLTRISRRLCNDILNPRRAARSPFIPINIAAIKQECQLRLAEEGKYVPQIRPRGTATLDPVVAKLGIDTSMEKPALLLKGENDHKKPERYAFPRIPSQPQQWFNERYQEAKLNSAANNASSMSPSIMKKRGYEQTNGIDGPPSKRPSMGVIRQIGSVMRHGMEN from the exons ATGGCTGCAAACATGTACAGAGTAGGAG ATTACGTCTATTTTGAGACAAGTTCAACAACTCCATACCAAATTCGACGTATAGAGGAACTAAACAAG acTCCAAATGGCAACGTCGAAGCAAAAGTTATGTGTTTCTACCGAAGAAGGGACATCTCCAGTTCACTTACCCTGCTTGCCGATAAACACCAAA atatgcTTGAAGATAGTGAGATTGAAGCCAGGGTAGAAGATGtatctgaaaaacaaaaacaccaatTAAAACACAGAGAATTGTTCTTATCAAGACAAGTAGAAACTTTGccagcaacacatattagagggaAATGTGTTGTCACTCTCTTAAATGAAACAGAATCACTGTTGACATATTTAAACAAAGAT gacacatttttttattcactGGTCTATGACCCTTCACAAAGGACTTTATTAGCAGATAAAGGGGAGATAAGAGTAGGATCTAGATTTCAGGCTGAAAGTTTACCATATGTACTGCCAG AAGGTGAAGATGATTGCAGAAAAATGGAAGAATTGGAAGAACTTATATGGACACCAGAGCATGGCCTGTCTGATAGACAAGTTGACCAGTTCCTCATTATAGCCAG ATCTGTTGGAACCTTTGCTAGAGCATTAGATTGTACAAGTACTGTAAGACAACCAAGTCTACACATGAGTGCAGCTGCTGCTTCAAGAGATATTACACTG TTCCATGCTATGGATACTCTACACAAGGCCACTTACGACACATCAAAAGGTGCTAACAGTTTAGTACCCACTGGTGGTCCAGTCCTCTGCAGAGATGAAATGGAAGAATGGTCTGCATCAGAAGCAAATCTTTTTGAAGAAGCTTTACAAAAATATGgcaaagattttaatgatataaGACAAGACTTT TTACCATGGAAATCTTTAAAGTGTATAATAGAGTATTATTACATGTGGAAAACTACAGACAGATATGTTCAACAG aaaagaatCAAAGCAGCAGAAGCAGAAAGTAAATTAAAGCAGGTCTACATTCCAAACTA TAACAAACCTAACCCAGCAGCTATTGATGGTAAAACTAATGGTTTGGATGGCCAAGTATCAGGCAGAGCATGTGAAAGTTGTTATG CTGCCCATTCAAGTCAATGGTACTCATGGGGTCCAACTCACATGCAATGCAGATTGTGTTCTTCATGTTGGATTTACTGGAAAAAATATGGTGGTCTCAAAATGCCTACTAGATTAG atgGAGAGAGGCCAGCACCAACCCAAAGACAAGGTATTGTCGCTCAAAGACAAG AACGAATAGCACAGTTTAATTCAATGAGAATGCAGAAGTGTACAATAGCGGGATGTGGGAAG GAATTTCGGTTAAAGGCACACCTTGCCAGACATCTTGCTACAGCTCATGGTTTAATGGTCCGATCCGGTAGTCCTCGACCAGTGATGAAAACACGAGCTGCATTCTGTCTTGTAACGACTTCGTTAACTAGAATCTCCAGAAGGTTGTGTAATGATATACTTAATCCACGTAGGGCAGCAAGATCTCCGTTCATTCCTATCAATATAGCAGCCATCAAACAAGAAT GTCAGCTCAGATTAGCTGAAGAGGGCAAATATGTACCACAGATTCGACCTAGGGGCACGGCTACTCTAGATCCAGTTGTAGCTAAATTAGGAATAGATACCAGCATGGAAAAACCAGCTCTGCTCCTTAAAGGAGAAAATGATCACAAGAAACCTGAGCGGTATGCTTTCCCTAGAATTCCTTCGCAACCTC aaCAATGGTTTAATGAGAGGTACCAAGAAGCTAAGTTGAATAGTGCAGCAAATAATGCATCATCTATGTCACCATCCATAATGAAAAAGCGGGGATATGAACAGACAAATGGCATAGACG GTCCACCTTCAAAGCGACCTAGCATGGGTGTTATAAGACAAATTGGATCTGTTATGAGGCATGGCATG GAAAATTAG